One Nostoc sp. CENA543 genomic window, TAAGTTAACTACCCCATCACAACCAGCAATGCTATCTTGCCAAGCACCGGATGTAGTGGGTGTGTAAGCAACAATCTCTACATTTTTAAAAACTTCTTGGGGAAACACTCTTTGAGCAGAAGTAGTGTTTCTCGTTAATATCAGTATTTGATGACCTTGTTTGTGGAGTCTTTCTACCAAACGACTACCAACAAATCCTGTTGCACCAGTAATTGCTATCTTCATAACGCACCTCAGCCAAACCCTTATTTTAAAGTTTTTTAGCAATTTTGGGGATTGGGGACTGGGGATTGGGGACTGGGAAATTTAGGGGGTAGAGACGTTTTAACAGTGAACAGTGATCAAGTAACTGATAACTGGTGACTGATAACTGTTCACTGTTTTCATGTAGAGTCTCTACGGGAATTATCTATTTTTAGTGGTGAAGATGGTTGTGAACATCATTAACATTCCACCTCCCAGGATAGCGATCGCTAGTCCTCCTGTCACCAAATCGAGCAAGTTTTGGTTTTCCATCGGTCAATAGTCCATAGTCAATAGTCCATAGTCTACAGTCTAATGACTAATGACCAATGACTAATGACTAATGACTAATGACTAATTAAAAATCCACTCCGCGTTTGAGTTCTACGCCGTGGTTAGCATAGTGTTTGTGGCAATAAACTTCTGAGTGAATGCTGGCTAAGTCAAAGTAGGCGGGGTGATTTTGACAGCGACCGGTAATAATGATTTCGGTGTCGCGGGGTTTGCGGAGTAGTGCTTGCACGATGGGTTCTACGGGAAGCAGTTCTAAATCGACGGTGGGGTTGAGTTCGTCGAGGATGATGGTTTTATAGAGTCCAGAGGCGATCGCAGTTTTGGCAATCTCCCAACCTCTTTCGGCTTCTACATAGTCTAATTCTTGGCGAGAATTACGCCAAACAATCGCATCTCGACCACAGCGTTGATGATCTACAACTTCGGGATAGGATTGTCGCAAGGCGGCGATCGCTGCATCTTCTGTGTAGCCGCTACCACCTTTGAGCCACTGCATAATTAATACACGGGTTGAGCCTGGGTGATTGATACCTCTACCTATGGCTTGTAAGGCTTTACCTAAAGCACTAGTAGATTTACCCTTGCCTGCACCTGTATAAATTTCAATCCCTTGCATGAGTAATTCTGTGGCTGTGGGATGGTGCTGGGGTTTCATTTCTGAGTGCAAATCCGCAATATCTAATAATTGTTGCGGCGCACCGCGTCCAGTGGCGATGATTTCTAATTCTTGGGGTTTTGATTTGATTGTCCGCACTACTTCATCGACGGAGAGTAAACCTAAATCCAGGACGGGGTTAAGTTCATCTAAGACGACGACGGAATATAAACCGGAAGCGATCGCGCCTTTGGCGACATCCCAACCCCGCGCCGCTTCAGCGCGATCAAAGGCTGTGATTTCATCGACACCAAAAAATTCTGCTCTCCCAGTGCGGACTTGATCAATTAGATGGGGAAAACCGCGTTGTAAAGCTGCGATCGCACCGTCTTCATCATAGTCTCGTTCCGGCCCTTTCAAAAACCGTAGTAGTAAGACCCGATTAGAATTACTCGGTGTATTGATTCCCAAACCTATTGAGCGTAAAACAACACCTAAAGCAGCTTGGGATTTACCCTTACCCAAGCCATCATATACGTGTATTTGACCCGTCAGTCGTTCTGAACGCACTTGTGCTGTGCGAATACCAATACCATTCCTAGTCATTGTGTTTAGTTATTAGTCAATAGTCAATAGTCAATAGTCATTAGTCATTAGTCATTAGTCATTAGGTAAAGCACTCTACCTTGTCCTCCTTGTCTACATTGTCTCTTTTCCCTCGTCTTCCCATACCCTGTCTCATTTGTAAAACTATGGGTATATTAACGATAAATTGGAGTATACTGTCACACCAAGGTAGTAAGCGGCAAGGAAAGATGATTGTTCTTGGCAGTGTCTACAACTATACTCACTCAGTTAACTCTTAGATTAAATTTGTATGTTCGATAATATTACTCTCCCTATAATCTGGCCTGTTGGAGTCATTCTATTTAATTTTTTGTTCTTTTTAATTGCCATCCCCATTGAGGCCTACGTCTTTCACCGAAGATTAAATTTTGATAAAAAATCTAGCACCTTTTATGCGATCGCAGTCAACCTGTTCTCTGGTGTCGTTGGTTGGGTAATTTTCTTTTTCGTAGAACCTAGGTTGCCAGTGCCAATTAAAACTGATCTAATTAATTATGTATTTTTTAATGTTTTAAAATCTAGTAACACTCAAGGGATTTTAATTTTAACGACTGTAACTATTTTCTTTGGCACATTCTTGATGAAATTTTTTCTCTTAAGAATTTTGGTGTTTTCTTTAAGTGAAGATTTCGGCAAAACTCAAGATGATAGACCTTTATTGACACGGATACAAAATAGCTTTCTTGGTAAGGCTCAATTTCAAAATACTAATTTAGTTACCACTACAATCATAGCAAATTCGCTGAGTTACACTGCGATTACTTTTATTTTATGGTTTAGAACTTTAAGGATATTCACTTCATACTAAACACGAGTTATTTCCAAGATTGCTCAAATCAATCTCAACCTGCTTATTCAACATTCAAATCATCTCAATTATTTATTCTTGTCTGCTGTTATCAAGAGGTGTATAGATGAACTCGCTACTCAA contains:
- a CDS encoding cob(I)yrinic acid a,c-diamide adenosyltransferase; protein product: MTRNGIGIRTAQVRSERLTGQIHVYDGLGKGKSQAALGVVLRSIGLGINTPSNSNRVLLLRFLKGPERDYDEDGAIAALQRGFPHLIDQVRTGRAEFFGVDEITAFDRAEAARGWDVAKGAIASGLYSVVVLDELNPVLDLGLLSVDEVVRTIKSKPQELEIIATGRGAPQQLLDIADLHSEMKPQHHPTATELLMQGIEIYTGAGKGKSTSALGKALQAIGRGINHPGSTRVLIMQWLKGGSGYTEDAAIAALRQSYPEVVDHQRCGRDAIVWRNSRQELDYVEAERGWEIAKTAIASGLYKTIILDELNPTVDLELLPVEPIVQALLRKPRDTEIIITGRCQNHPAYFDLASIHSEVYCHKHYANHGVELKRGVDF
- the fraC gene encoding filament integrity protein FraC; the protein is MFDNITLPIIWPVGVILFNFLFFLIAIPIEAYVFHRRLNFDKKSSTFYAIAVNLFSGVVGWVIFFFVEPRLPVPIKTDLINYVFFNVLKSSNTQGILILTTVTIFFGTFLMKFFLLRILVFSLSEDFGKTQDDRPLLTRIQNSFLGKAQFQNTNLVTTTIIANSLSYTAITFILWFRTLRIFTSY